One window of Candidatus Bathyarchaeota archaeon genomic DNA carries:
- a CDS encoding ATP synthase subunit C — protein MITTLVLIPLMGLAAAFTVQTVQQETPTTTTPVSYDRVALAFSAMLAIGIPAISAGLAISSAGSAAISALTEKPETFFRSFLIVALAEALAIYGLIMGILLWLKL, from the coding sequence GTGATAACAACGCTCGTGCTCATCCCCCTTATGGGTTTAGCGGCTGCCTTTACCGTCCAAACAGTCCAACAAGAAACCCCCACAACCACAACACCTGTTTCTTATGACCGCGTTGCCCTCGCCTTCTCTGCTATGTTGGCCATCGGCATCCCTGCCATAAGTGCTGGCTTAGCAATTTCATCTGCTGGCAGCGCCGCAATCAGCGCGTTAACTGAGAAACCTGAAACGTTCTTCAGAAGCTTTCTTATCGTTGCGTTGGCCGAAGCGTTAGCGATTTACGGTTTAATTATGGGTATTTTGCTGTGGCTTAAACTCTAG
- a CDS encoding phosphatase PAP2 family protein, whose amino-acid sequence MAQQEEKKKSSLDYRSSRFFALLFPALYLLAVGVFSVTYSIIPGSEFLILGFLIYAAYNKTSWRFLKDWLPFITVFVSYEIMYGIVGAISQSNLHSGPFNLELAMFGGQLPSLLLQQTIRLEVLDYLGAFFYSLHFFAPTIFAYILWRISPPNYWKYTISFGLCTYGALVTFLFYPVAPPWIEVPQVIRILTDSVDVNLGIPVYRTVFDFLSPNLYAAFPSMHSALPFLISLFAIKVWKKKGLLTLIFPIGVWFSAVYLGEHYFVDVLGGIAYAAVAFLVVEKVLSLISKRSRRMGKLLPQCS is encoded by the coding sequence ATGGCACAGCAAGAAGAAAAGAAAAAATCATCGCTTGATTATCGCTCTTCACGGTTCTTCGCGTTGCTTTTTCCAGCTCTATACCTGTTGGCGGTAGGGGTTTTCAGCGTTACCTACAGCATCATCCCCGGATCAGAGTTTTTAATCTTAGGTTTCCTCATTTACGCTGCATACAACAAAACATCTTGGCGTTTCCTCAAAGATTGGCTGCCGTTCATCACAGTTTTTGTGTCCTACGAAATCATGTACGGCATCGTAGGCGCCATATCTCAAAGTAATCTGCATTCGGGGCCTTTTAATCTTGAGTTGGCTATGTTTGGGGGTCAACTGCCAAGCCTGCTCCTGCAGCAGACAATACGCTTAGAGGTGCTGGACTATTTGGGTGCTTTCTTTTATTCGCTTCATTTTTTTGCGCCAACAATCTTTGCTTACATACTTTGGAGAATTAGCCCTCCAAACTACTGGAAATACACTATCAGCTTCGGTTTATGCACCTATGGCGCGTTAGTCACTTTCCTGTTCTATCCAGTAGCGCCACCATGGATAGAAGTCCCACAAGTCATACGAATTCTAACAGACTCAGTAGACGTCAACTTGGGCATTCCTGTTTATCGTACAGTTTTCGATTTTCTAAGCCCAAACCTCTACGCTGCTTTCCCCAGTATGCACTCCGCACTGCCCTTCCTGATTTCACTCTTTGCCATTAAGGTCTGGAAAAAGAAAGGGTTACTTACTCTGATTTTTCCCATTGGGGTTTGGTTTAGCGCGGTCTACTTGGGTGAGCACTATTTCGTAGATGTTTTGGGGGGAATTGCTTATGCTGCAGTGGCGTTTTTGGTTGTGGAAAAGGTTTTGTCGCTGATTTCTAAGAGAAGTCGCAGGATGGGTAAGTTGCTTCCGCAGTGTAGTTGA